The window TGGCTACCCAAACCCAGAGCATCGTGACCTTGGGGATCACTCCCACCCATCCGGCCACCGGCTATGGCTATATCCAGCGAGGGGAACCCGTGGCCGAAGGAGCTTACCGAGTGGTGCGCTTTACGGAAAAACCGGATGTAGCCCAGGCTGTGCAGTTTCTGGCCACCGGCGAATACCACTGGAACGGGGGCATGTTTATTTTTCCGGCGGGGGTGATGTGGCAGGAGCTGGAGCAGCACACGCCCCAAATTGCCGTACCCTTACAGGACCAGGGCCTAGCCGCCTACCCCACCTTGCCCAAAATCAGCATTGACTACGCCGTCATGGAGCACACCCAAAGGGCCGTCGTGGTGCCAGTGACCTTTGCCTGGGATGACCTGGGGGATTGGCGCAGTTTGGAACGATTACCCCAGCGTCCCCTACCGGTGCAACACGTGGATTGGCAGAGCCAAGGCGTCCAGGTCTACAGCACCGACCCCCAGGAACTGGTTGCCACCTTGGGCCTCCAGGACGTGGTGATCGTACGCCACGGCTCCGTCACCCTGGTGGTGGCCGCCGACCGCACCCAAGAGATCAAAAAACTGCTGACCCATCTGCAGGCCCAGGGCTACAGCGCCTACCTGTAAGACCTATTTGTTTTCCCGGCGCACGCTGGGGTCAATGCGGGGGGGTTCCCGGAAAAAGATGGCAAAAAAGATCACCCCCAGGGCACCCACCAGCAACACGGTGTAGGTCAATGCCTCCATAGCCACCTCCTGAGCTGCTGCTTCTATTCTAGGGGGGTGTGGTCATCTGTTGACGTACCCACCGCGTCTGCTGAAGGTAGGCAGTCAGCGCCGGCACGTCTTGACTTTCCACCAGGTGAATCACCGCTTGCAACTGGGCCTGGTACTGCCGGAGACCTTGGAGCAGGGCTTCCCGGTTGAATTGGGCCAGGCAGGCTCCCAGCTCCGGATTGCCTCCCCCGACCCGCGTGGTATCCCGCCAACCGGAACTGGCCAACCGTTGCGCCAGATGGGCCACCTGGGGGTCCGTTTCCTGGGCATAGGCCGCCAGCAGCGCTGCACTTACCCAGAGGGGCAGATGGGAAATCCAGGCCACCGCCCGGTCATGCAGGGTCGGGTCGCAGACCAGGACCTGGGCACCCAATTCCCTAACGAGGTCCTGCAACTGTTGCAACTGGTGGGCGTCGGTCCGGGGCGTGGGCGTAAGCACATAGGGGCGCTGGCGAAACAAACCCACCTGGGCCGCTGCCATGCCCTGATCGGCGGTTCCGGCCATGGGATGCCCACCGATGAATCCTGGCCATAGGGATGTCAGGGCTTGCACCAGGGGCGCTTTGACTGACCCCACATCGGTCAAAATGGTTTCAGGGTGCAGGTAGGACCGTAGGGCTTGGGTTACCGGCAGCATCTGGGACAGGGGCACGCACAGCACTACTACCTGACATCCCCGCACCAGGGATAAATCCGTAGCTCCTTGGTCAATCGCCCCCCGCTCCAAGGCCAGGGCCACCGTTTCGTCCTGTCGGCTGACCCCGATCACCTGATGGCCGGCCCGTCGCCAGTCCAAGGCCAAGGACCCACCGATGAGACCCAACCCGACAATGCCGATGCGCATGCCTTGGTCGCAGTAGGATGAACATAAATCACTCTAGCCCAATGTTGGAAGTCGAAGTCCACCGACGGTTGCGTTCCCTGTTGCAGACCCAATCGCTCCCTGCCTGGCCCCACCATTTGACCCTGGCCCGGTTGGTCACCCGTGCCTTACGCCTGGGTCCCAGTACAGTGCTGGAGGTAGGAGGATTGGCCGGGGTGCAGGGTTACTATCGCCTGGGCTATCTGGCTGCAGCTTTGTTGTGGCCGGGGACGGTGGTGGTGGTGGCCCCTTCCCCTATCCAACAGCGTTGTTTACAGGTGGACTTACCCCGGTTGCGCACCTGGTTAGGGACGGATAAACCCCTGTATCGTTACCCGGAAGTGCCAGAGGCAATAGACGGTGCCCTGGTGTTGGTCACGCCGGATCACTGGTTAAAGTTATTGCTGGCCCAAAGTTCCCCCTGGCCGGACTGGCCGACGATTGTGGACGGCTTAGACGATCTCGAAAGCTGGGCGGAGGCGGTGTTCACCCATCATTTGCCCCCTGACGGCTGGGATGCGTTGGTGTGGGCGCAACCCCACCAGGCGGAAGCCATCCGGGAAACCCAACTGGCCCTGACCCAATCCCTGCTGAGCCATCCCCCCAACCCCTACGAGCAGTGGTTACTCAACGAGACCGAACGCGGCTGGCTAGAGGCGGTCTGGCCCTGTAACCACTGGGACTGGGTGCGTTGGGTGACCCTGGAGCGGTCCTTGGAGCGGTTCACCTGCCACTGTTCACCCCTGTGGCCGCTGCGGGAGTTGTTGCCCTACTGGCCCCGCCGACCGTGGGTGGGTTTGGGAATGGCCTTGAGCAGCATCACCCTACCCCCGGTGACCCGCTGCCGGTTTGCGCCCCATCCCCGGGATGAAGTCCTACACCTGTACGCGCCAGGACACTTGCCGCCCCCCAACCATCCCCAGTTCTACAGCGCCCTGCGGCAAGAGTTGTATCGTCTCCTGCCCCATGTCAGCGGTCTGGTGGTGATTGTCGTGGACGAGCAACCCCTGCAAACCCAACTGGCTGTGACCCTGGCGGCCGAATTTGGCTCCCGGGTGCAACGGGAACGCACGGCCTTGGAGGAAAACGGCCTTCTTATCAGCGGCTGGCAGTTTTGGCAAACCCACCAGGAGCGCCTGCCCACCCCCAGCCTGCTGGTTATTCCCTTACTGCCCATTCCCTCGCGGGAGCAACCCCTGGTGGCAGCTCGGTTAGAGGCCCTGCGGCGCCAAGGACGGGATTGGTTTCGGGAATATTTGCTGCCCCAGACGCTGGATCGTCTCCAACGGGCGGTGGCCCCAGTGCGGGGGGGACGGGTGGCCCTGCTGGACAGTCGCGTGTGCCATCGCAGCTACGGCGCCCACATCCTACAAGCCCTGGAACCCGTCATTCGCCACTCGCGCTTGGCTCCCTTTTTGGGGATCGACCAGGGCGGCAACAGCCAAGTTGACTGGAGCAACCCCTAACCCGGCCATGCTGCAAATCTTTGCCTAACCCATAACAAAAGTTAAAAACACCTACATTTTCTAACGAAATAGTTGGCCAGTTGCCCGGGCGCTCTAAGCTGAAGCCTATCGGCGTGTGCGGTGGGAGAACAGGGCATGAAATTAGCCTATTGGATGTATGCCGGACCGGCCCATATCGGCACCTTGCGGATTGCCAGCTCCTTTCAGCGGGTCCATGCCGTTATGCATGCGCCCTTGGGGGATGACTATTTCAATGTCATGCGTTCCATGCTCGAGCGCGAACGCCACTTTACGCCCGTGACGGCCAGTATTGTGGACCGCCATGTTTTAGCCCAGGGATCCCAGGAAAAAGTGGTGGAAAATATCCTTCGCAAAGATAGCCAAGACCATCCCGATTTAATCATCCTTACCCCCACGTGCACCTCCAGCATTTTGCAGGAAGATTTGCAGAACTTTGTGGAGCGGGCCAGGGAACAAACCCACTGTGACGTCCTGCTGGCCGATGTCAACCACTACCGGGTCAATGAATTGCAGGCGGCGGACATCACCCTGGCTCAGGTGGTGCGTTTTTATATCGAAAAAGCCAGGCGACAGGGCTGTTTACCAACGGAAAAAACCCCTCATCCATCGGTCAATATCATTGGTTTAACGACCTTGGGGTTCCATCACCAGCACGACCGGCGCGAACTGATGAAACTGTTGCAGGATTTGGGCATCCAGGTCAATCTGATCCTGCCGTTGGGAGCTACGGTTCACGATATAGCGCGACTGCCCCAGGCCTGGTTCAACCTAGTGCCCTATCGGGAAGTGGGTTTACGCACGGCCCAGTACCTACAGGAGCAATTCGGCCTGCCCATGGTCACGACGACACCGATGGGGGTGCTAGGAACGGCCCAATGTATCCGCGATATGCAACGGGTCTTGAATGCCCAAGGATACCCCGCTGATTACGAAGCTTTTATAGACGAGCAAACCCGTTGGCAATCCCAGGCGGCCTGGTTTGCCCGTTCCATTGATTGCCAGAATTTAACGGGCAAAAAAGCGGTGGTTTTTGGCGATAATACCCACGCGGCGGCCATGACCCGCATCCTGGCCAAAGAAATGGGAATTCACGTCGTCTGGGCCGGAACCTACTGCACCGATGACGCGGATTGGTTTCGGGAACAAGTCACCGGTTGTTGCGATGGGGTGTTGGTCACCGAAGACCATACCCAGGTGGCGGATGCCATTGCCCAGGCGGAACCGGCGGCCATTTTTGGCACCCAGATGGAACGCCATATCGGCAAACGCTTGAACATTCCCTGTGGGGTGATTTCTGCGCCAGTGCATATCCAAAACTTCCCCTTGGGCTACCGCCCCTTTTTGGGCTATGAGGGAACCAATCAAATTGCCGATTTGGTCTATCACTCTTTCACATTGGGCATGGAGGACCATCTGCTGGAAATTTTCGGCGGCCACGATACCAAGGAAGTCATCACCAAAACCCTATCGGCCCCCACGGATTTGCACTGGAGCGAAGCCGCCCAAAAGGAACTGCAAAAAGTACCGGGTTTTGTGCGGGGGCGGGTCAAACGCAACACCGAGAAATTCGCCCGGGAACAGGGGATCAGCACGATTACCCTGGAAGTCCTGTACGCAGCCAAGGAGGCCCTGGGGGCTTAGGAGGCCAAGGTTTGGGTCTGGCAGCGGGGGCAAACGCCAAAAAATTCCAAGGTGTGGTAATAGACCTGGAAATGGTAGGTCTTTTGCAAAAACGCTTCCAGGTCCTCCAGGGGGCAGTCCCCTAGGGCGATGGAACTGTGACAGTGCAGACAGGTTAGGTGATGGCGGTCGTGGAGCCGGGCGCTATAGACGGCTTCGCCATTGGGGAGCAACCGCATCTGCACCGCCCCCCTTTTTTTGAGCACCTCCAACGCCCGATAAACCGTGGCCAACCCCACCCCCTGGCGCAGTTGTTTGAGTCGGAGATAAATCCCCTGGGCCGATAGGGCTTGCCCTTCCGTTTGCAACAGGGCCAGGATGCGTTGCTGACTAGGGGTCAGGGGAGCGGTGGTCATCGAACCAGCGTCCTAGCAGAGTTTGAGAGCGGTTACCGGCACCTCTTCCCAGGAGTGCACCGCTCGCAACCGCGCTTGCCACCCCTTCGCTCGTTGGTCCGGCGTCAGATTTTGCTGGAAATTGACATGGCACTGCCAGGCGACCGTCTCATCACAGGTGGCCAAACAGGCATGGATCAAACCGCCCGGGTCCACTTGCTCATTCACCCAAATCACCATCGACCGGTCCTCCCTCGCGCCTACCCCCATTTTACCCCTAGGCCACGTCCCGCAAAAAGTTCGCCAGCAGCGCATGGCCCGCCGTCGTCAGGATACTTTCCGGGTGAAACTGTACCCCCTGCAAGGTGGGATAGGCCCGGTGGCGCACCCCCATAATGGTGCCATCATCCGTCCAGGCGGTAATTTCCAACACCTCCGGGCAGGACTCCCGCTCAATCACCAGGCTGTGGTAGCGGGTGGCGGTAAAGGGCTGGGGCAATCCCTGGAAAACCCCCACCCCTTGGTGATAGATCTCCGAAGTTTTGCCATGCATGAGGGTTGGCGCCCCCACAATCCGCCCCCCAAACACCTGCCCAATGCTCTGGTGCCCCAGACACACCCCCAGGATGGGCAAAGTAGGGGCCAATTCCCGGATCAAGGCCATGGAAATCCCCGCCTCTTCCGGACGCCCCGGACCCGGTGAAATCACCACCCCCTGGGGGCGCAGTTGGTCAACCTGCTCCAGCGTAATTTGGTCATTGCGGAACACTTGCACCTCCGCCCCCAGTTCCGCCAGGTACTGCACCAGGTTGTAGGTAAAACTGTCGTAGTTGTCAATGACCAAAATTCGTGGTCCAACCACCGCGTGAAAGCAGGATACATCCATCTATTGCTGTTTATTGTATGCCATCTCGAGGCCGGCGGGACAGGCCATGCCGATGCGTCTCCCCTTAAAACCCACTGCAACCGCCGGCCACAGCCCCGGGAAAACGTCGCTTTCCAAGTGCTCTAGCTATGCGGCCTGAAACGGCGATCCGGCGTCCGTCAACTAGGTATTCTCGTACCCCCTTGGGGCCTATGCTTGTTTCGTTACCGTGCGGGGTCAATAGCTCCACCGCCGGCGGCAATTTCCACCACTGAGACATCATCGGCGTCCAGGATGGCCTGGCTGGAGTGGCGGTAGCGCAGCAATTTCTCCTATAGACCCCCATTCTAGCTCCCCCTTTGCCGGTGCCACCAGTGCCAACAGGCCTGGGCAATGGCCCAATCTTCCTCCGCTGCAATTACCAAAATCCGCACCGGTGAATCAGGGGTGGCAATATCCCGGTCGCCCTCCGAAAGTTGATTTTTTTCCGGGTCGCAGTACACCCCCCAGTGGGCCAGTTTTTGACAGAGTTCCGCCCGCACCGGCGCCGCATTTTCCCCCACTCCACCGGTAAAAATTAGGGCGTCGCACCCCTCCAAATTCGCCCACATCGCCCCTACCGCCTGAGCCAGCCGGTGCAGGTACACCTCAAACGCCAGGGTCGCTCCCGGATGGCCCTGCGCCCGGGCCGCCAAAATCTGCCGCATATCCCCCGCCAGTTGGGAAACCCCCTTCAACCCGGATTCTTGATGGAGCAGGTGATCGATTTGGTCAGCGGTCAGCCCCTCCCGGCGTAACCAGTGCAACAGAATCCCCGGGTCAATCGAGCCGGAGCGCGTCCCCATCATCAGACCCTCCAGGGGCGTAAATCCCATCGTCGTATCCACACTTTGACCGCCGCGAATCGCACACAAGGAGGCCCCATTCCCCAGGTGACAACAAATCAGCCGGAGTTCAGCCAGGGGCCGGTGCAGCAACTGAGCAGCCCGCTGGGCGCAGTACTGGTGATTAATCCCATGAAACCCGTAGCGCCGGATGCCCTTTTCGTACCAGGCGTAGGGAATGGGATACACCTGGGCCGCCAGGGGCAAGCTCTGGTGAAACGCCGTGTCGAAAACGGCAATCTGCGGAGCGTGGGGCAACAGGGTTGCTAACACCTCAATCCCCTCTAGGTGGGCGGGATGGTGACCGGGCGCCAGGGGAATCAAATCCTGAATATCCTGCTTGACCGTCGGGGTAATCAGGGTCGGCACGGCGTACTTGGACCCCCCATGCACAATCCGGTGCCCCGCCAGAGTGACTTGTTGAAAATTTTCTAAAATTTGCCCGGGGGCAGACACCAGGGTATGCAGTACTTTGTGCATCACCTCTAGGCGGGAGGTCAGGGGAATTTCTTGGGTTAGAACCCGATTTGGCAACTTAATTTTAATGGCGGCTTGACCGGGGATTTTATGCCAATCCACATGGGCTTGCCAGCGGGGCGCGGGAGGCTGTTCGGGTAAGGTTGATAGCGGCAGTTGATATAGGCAACTTTTTTGACTGCTGGAACCGGCGTTTAAGACGAGGATAAACAGGTCATCCATTGATTTAGCCCCCTCACGCCTGCGTCTTGCCCCCAGTCTAACAGGGGATGTCAAGGGGTTGGCCGGGACAGGGTTTGCTTTTACAATCAAGGCGTCTGTCCCCAAAAACGCCATGAAATCGCTCCTTACCATCATCGCCTGGACGGCAATGCTGCTGGTAACCTCCCCTGTCCGTGCCCAGGAGGGGGGATTACCCCTGGACACCCACGACCCTAGCAACTTTGTCCTGCCGGCGCGGCCGCTCCCCCGCCATCTTAGCCCGTTTCAACTGCGCACCATGAAGGGGCAATTGGGGGAACTGGTGGAGCGGGTACGCGCTTTGGTCATCACCGCCCAGATGCACAATCAGAAAACCCAGGTAGCGGGGGCTATCCAAGCCCTACAGTTTGCCGAAGCGGTGCTGGGTCAATTAGAGGGATGGATGGCCCAAGGTAATACGGAACTAGCTCGCCAGCAGTGGCTCCAGGCCCAGGACCTGCTCTGGCAGAACTATCCGGCGTTGGTGTCCCCGGCTAAACCGGAGGTGCGGGCCATGTGGCTGGACCGGGGAGCGATCGTGCAAGCAGGGTCGGCAGCGGGCCTGGCGCGGCTGTTTGACCGGATGCGGGCCGCCGGGGTTAATTTGGTGTTTTTGGAAACGGTGAACGCTGGGTATCCCATTTATCCCAGTCGGGTGGCCCCCCAGCAAAATCCCTTGACCCGGGGGTGGGACCCGCTGGCGGCAGCCGTGAGCCTGGCCAAAGAGCGGCAGATGGAGTTGCACGCCTGGGTCTGGGTGTTGGCCGTGGGCAATCAACGCCACAACCAGCTGGTGGGTCAACCCTGGAACTACTTGGGGCCGGTGCTGAGTGTTTATCCCGAGTGGGCGAATTTGGACAACCGGGGCCAACCCATTCCCCCCCGGCAGGACAAACCATTTCTCGACCCGGCCCATCCCCAGGCGCGGGAGTACCTGTTCCGGCTGTTCGAGGAAATCGTCACCCGTTATGACGTGGACGGGTTGCACCTGGACTACATCCGCTATCCGCTTCAAAGTGGCGGGGTGCATTACGGCTACGGTCTGGCCTCGCAGCGAGCTTACCAGGAGCGTACCGGCATAGACCCCGTGACCCTATCGCCCGGCCATCCCCAGTGGCAGGACTGGACGAATTGGCGCACCCAGCAGGTCACGGACTTGGTCACCACCTTAAATCAACGGCTGAAGCAAAAGCGTCCGGATTTGTTGCTGTCGGCGGCAGTGTTTGCCTATAGCCGGCCCTCCCGGTTGTACCGCTTGCAGCAGGACTGGGAGACCTGGGCCGTGACCGGGGCGGTGGACATGGTGGTGTTGATGTCCTACGCCGAAGATAGCCGGGGGTTACAAGACCTGCTTAAACCGGCCCGGCCCCTTACAGCACCTGTGCTGTTCTTGCCAGGAATTTCCCTGATGCGGACGACCCCGACGGCTGTACTCGACCAGGTGCAAACGGCCCGGCACAGCGGTTTGGGACCCGGTTATGCCCTGTTTGCCATGTCCCATTTCCGCGAGTCGCTGCAACCCCTAATCCAGCAGCCCATGGTCCCGGTGCCCCACCGCCAACCCTTCCAAACCCTGCTCCAGCGCTATCAGGCCCAACGGGAAGAGTGGTTATTTCTGGTGCAGCAGGGGCAACTGCAAATTCCCGACTGGCGGGTTTTGCAGGAGGTGGCCACGGCCCTAACCCAATTGGCCCAGCAGCCGACGGCATCCCACTGGCAGGTCGCCCAGGCAGCCCTTCAGGCCTTGGACCGGGATTTCGATCACTGGCGGGGGGTGCAACCCTGGCAAATCCAAACCTGGCGGGCGCGGTTGAAAAGCCTGACGAATTTACTGTTGTACGGGGCGCGGGTACAGTTGGGGCAACCGGCCAGCGCCCTCAGCCAACCCTTGCCGCCGTTGGGACGACCCACCCCTTGGATCCGGATTTCTGAACAGCCATGAGTGCTTTAACCGTCGGTCAGCCAGCTCCTGATTTTTGCCTAGTCAGCGGCGACGGTCAGACAGTGACGCTGGCGCAATTTCGCGGCCAGTGGGTGGTGCTGTACTTTTACCCGCGCGACCACACCCCCGGTTGCACCAAAGAAGCCTGTGGGTTTCGGGACCGGTATCCGGCCCTGCAGCAGGCCCAAGCAGTGGTCATCGGCATCAGCACCGACCCACCGGAAAGCCACGCCAAATTCAGTCGGAAATACAACCTACCGTTTTTATTGCTTTCTGACCCGGATGGGCAAGTCGCGCGCGCCTATGGCAGTTACGGTTCCAAAAAATTCATGGGCCGGACCTACGAGGGTGTGCTGCGGCATACCTTTCTCATTGATCCCCAGGGGCAAATTGCCCACATCTACCGGCAGGTAAAACCGGAAACCCACGCCCAGCAGGTCTTGCAGGACCTCGCGCGTTTACAACATCCCGAGACCGGCAACTAAAAACTTTCCCAGCCGACGCCGGGAGATGTTAAAAATAATGTGAAGACTTTTGGCGTAATTGGCCAGTTTAGGAGGAGACTATGGCACTGGTTCCCATGCGTTTGTTGCTCGACCACGCTGCGGAGCACGATTACGGAATTCCGGCATTTAACGTCAACAACATGGAGCAGATTCAGGCCATTATGCAGGCGGCCCACGAAACCGACAGCCCAGTGATCTTGCAGGCTTCGCGGGGGGCGCGCAAGTACGCCGGGGAAAATTTCCTGCGGCACCTGGTCCTGGCGGCGGTGGAAACCTATCCCCACATTCCGGTGGCCATGCATCAGGACCATGGCAACAGCCCAGCAACCTGTTATTCGGCGATTCGCCTGGGCTTTACCAGCGTGATGATGGACGGCTCGCTACTGGAGGATGCCAAGACCCCGGCCAGCTATGAATACAACGTGGCGGTGACGGCGGAAGTGGTGAAGGTAGCCCATGCGGTCGGCGTGAGCGTGGAAGGGGAGCTGGGGTGCCTAGGTTCCCTGGAGACCGGCATGGGGGACAAGGAGGATGGCCACGGGGCCGAAGGGGTGCTCTCCCACGACCAACTGCTCACCGACCCGGACCAGGCGGTGGATTTTGTGGAAAAGACCGACGTGGATGCGCTGGCGGTGGCCATTGGCACCAGTCACGGGGCCTACAAATTTAGCCGCAAGCCGGAAGGGGAAATCCTGCGCATGGACCGGATCGAAGAGTTGCACCGGCGTTTGCCCAACACTCACCTGGTGATGCACGGGTCCTCCTCGGTGCCCAAGGACCTGATTGACCTGATCAATGCCTACGGTGGGGCCATCCCGGAAACCTACGGCGTGCCGGTGGAAGAAATCCAGCGGGGCATCAAAAACGGGGTACGCAAAGTCAACATTGATACCGATAACCGCTTGGCGATTACGGCGGCGGTGCGGGAAGCCTTGGCCAAGGCCCCCAAAGAGTTCGACCCGCGCCACTTCCTGAAGCCCTCGATTGCCTACATGAAGCGGGTGTGCGCCGAGCGCTATCAACAGTTCTGGACGGCGGGTAACGCCAGCAAGATCAAGCAAATGTCCTGCGAGGAATACGCCGCCAAGTACGCCAAGGGTGAGTTGAAGGCCGCCACCCGCAAGCTGGTCACGGTGTAGCACCTGGCATAGGTGCCCAGTACCTGGCCCCTTTCCCCTGTGGAGAGGGGTCTTTTTCGGGGGTGATGGGTGACAAAGATTGTTACAAACCCGTTCCTGCCGGTGGGACGGGAGTGAGGGGCTAGGGCTGTCAGGTTTTCATTCAGGGCGCTGCATGAAGTGGAGGTGGGTTGGCAGAAATGACCATGGTGGAAGAGCAACTCGGCCAAATGGTGCAGACCGCGTTGTAGGAAGCTTTTCGGGAACGGGGATACCTGCTGCATATTCTGATGGCGGGTCGCACCCTGATCAACGCCACTTTTCAGGGGAATTTGGCAAAGACCAGCCAGGGATGACTGGTGACCCGGCACACCCGCGAAATCAACAAGCCTGATATTCCCCTGTCCATTGCGATCTGCGCGGCTTGGAAATGGCTGACTACCAGCAGACGCTCTAGCAGTTGCAAGGCTTGATCCGAGAGCGACGGCAGCGCTGGGACCCCAGGGGACACACTGCGCTTGGGTGTGCACCACCGAAGACAGTCGCCGTGTCGAACCGCCTGAGGAGCAGTTGGCGGCCCTACTGGCGCGGGAGCACATTCGGGTGATCGTGGTGATTACCACGGGCGGACCAGGGTTTTCGGGCTACAGGAGCTGCTGCCCCAGGCGGTTAACCTG of the Gloeomargarita sp. SRBZ-1_bins_9 genome contains:
- the bchB gene encoding ferredoxin:protochlorophyllide reductase (ATP-dependent) subunit B, with product MKLAYWMYAGPAHIGTLRIASSFQRVHAVMHAPLGDDYFNVMRSMLERERHFTPVTASIVDRHVLAQGSQEKVVENILRKDSQDHPDLIILTPTCTSSILQEDLQNFVERAREQTHCDVLLADVNHYRVNELQAADITLAQVVRFYIEKARRQGCLPTEKTPHPSVNIIGLTTLGFHHQHDRRELMKLLQDLGIQVNLILPLGATVHDIARLPQAWFNLVPYREVGLRTAQYLQEQFGLPMVTTTPMGVLGTAQCIRDMQRVLNAQGYPADYEAFIDEQTRWQSQAAWFARSIDCQNLTGKKAVVFGDNTHAAAMTRILAKEMGIHVVWAGTYCTDDADWFREQVTGCCDGVLVTEDHTQVADAIAQAEPAAIFGTQMERHIGKRLNIPCGVISAPVHIQNFPLGYRPFLGYEGTNQIADLVYHSFTLGMEDHLLEIFGGHDTKEVITKTLSAPTDLHWSEAAQKELQKVPGFVRGRVKRNTEKFAREQGISTITLEVLYAAKEALGA
- a CDS encoding acetate kinase; translated protein: MDDLFILVLNAGSSSQKSCLYQLPLSTLPEQPPAPRWQAHVDWHKIPGQAAIKIKLPNRVLTQEIPLTSRLEVMHKVLHTLVSAPGQILENFQQVTLAGHRIVHGGSKYAVPTLITPTVKQDIQDLIPLAPGHHPAHLEGIEVLATLLPHAPQIAVFDTAFHQSLPLAAQVYPIPYAWYEKGIRRYGFHGINHQYCAQRAAQLLHRPLAELRLICCHLGNGASLCAIRGGQSVDTTMGFTPLEGLMMGTRSGSIDPGILLHWLRREGLTADQIDHLLHQESGLKGVSQLAGDMRQILAARAQGHPGATLAFEVYLHRLAQAVGAMWANLEGCDALIFTGGVGENAAPVRAELCQKLAHWGVYCDPEKNQLSEGDRDIATPDSPVRILVIAAEEDWAIAQACWHWWHRQRGS
- a CDS encoding prephenate/arogenate dehydrogenase, which encodes MRIGIVGLGLIGGSLALDWRRAGHQVIGVSRQDETVALALERGAIDQGATDLSLVRGCQVVVLCVPLSQMLPVTQALRSYLHPETILTDVGSVKAPLVQALTSLWPGFIGGHPMAGTADQGMAAAQVGLFRQRPYVLTPTPRTDAHQLQQLQDLVRELGAQVLVCDPTLHDRAVAWISHLPLWVSAALLAAYAQETDPQVAHLAQRLASSGWRDTTRVGGGNPELGACLAQFNREALLQGLRQYQAQLQAVIHLVESQDVPALTAYLQQTRWVRQQMTTPP
- the fba gene encoding fructose-bisphosphate aldolase class II (catalyzes the reversible aldol condensation of dihydroxyacetonephosphate and glyceraldehyde 3-phosphate in the Calvin cycle, glycolysis, and/or gluconeogenesis), giving the protein MALVPMRLLLDHAAEHDYGIPAFNVNNMEQIQAIMQAAHETDSPVILQASRGARKYAGENFLRHLVLAAVETYPHIPVAMHQDHGNSPATCYSAIRLGFTSVMMDGSLLEDAKTPASYEYNVAVTAEVVKVAHAVGVSVEGELGCLGSLETGMGDKEDGHGAEGVLSHDQLLTDPDQAVDFVEKTDVDALAVAIGTSHGAYKFSRKPEGEILRMDRIEELHRRLPNTHLVMHGSSSVPKDLIDLINAYGGAIPETYGVPVEEIQRGIKNGVRKVNIDTDNRLAITAAVREALAKAPKEFDPRHFLKPSIAYMKRVCAERYQQFWTAGNASKIKQMSCEEYAAKYAKGELKAATRKLVTV
- a CDS encoding glycogen debranching protein, which encodes MVIWVNEQVDPGGLIHACLATCDETVAWQCHVNFQQNLTPDQRAKGWQARLRAVHSWEEVPVTALKLC
- a CDS encoding Fur family transcriptional regulator — its product is MTTAPLTPSQQRILALLQTEGQALSAQGIYLRLKQLRQGVGLATVYRALEVLKKRGAVQMRLLPNGEAVYSARLHDRHHLTCLHCHSSIALGDCPLEDLEAFLQKTYHFQVYYHTLEFFGVCPRCQTQTLAS
- the bcp gene encoding thioredoxin-dependent thiol peroxidase; this translates as MSALTVGQPAPDFCLVSGDGQTVTLAQFRGQWVVLYFYPRDHTPGCTKEACGFRDRYPALQQAQAVVIGISTDPPESHAKFSRKYNLPFLLLSDPDGQVARAYGSYGSKKFMGRTYEGVLRHTFLIDPQGQIAHIYRQVKPETHAQQVLQDLARLQHPETGN
- a CDS encoding photosystem II protein T; protein product: MEALTYTVLLVGALGVIFFAIFFREPPRIDPSVRRENK
- a CDS encoding family 10 glycosylhydrolase; translation: MKSLLTIIAWTAMLLVTSPVRAQEGGLPLDTHDPSNFVLPARPLPRHLSPFQLRTMKGQLGELVERVRALVITAQMHNQKTQVAGAIQALQFAEAVLGQLEGWMAQGNTELARQQWLQAQDLLWQNYPALVSPAKPEVRAMWLDRGAIVQAGSAAGLARLFDRMRAAGVNLVFLETVNAGYPIYPSRVAPQQNPLTRGWDPLAAAVSLAKERQMELHAWVWVLAVGNQRHNQLVGQPWNYLGPVLSVYPEWANLDNRGQPIPPRQDKPFLDPAHPQAREYLFRLFEEIVTRYDVDGLHLDYIRYPLQSGGVHYGYGLASQRAYQERTGIDPVTLSPGHPQWQDWTNWRTQQVTDLVTTLNQRLKQKRPDLLLSAAVFAYSRPSRLYRLQQDWETWAVTGAVDMVVLMSYAEDSRGLQDLLKPARPLTAPVLFLPGISLMRTTPTAVLDQVQTARHSGLGPGYALFAMSHFRESLQPLIQQPMVPVPHRQPFQTLLQRYQAQREEWLFLVQQGQLQIPDWRVLQEVATALTQLAQQPTASHWQVAQAALQALDRDFDHWRGVQPWQIQTWRARLKSLTNLLLYGARVQLGQPASALSQPLPPLGRPTPWIRISEQP
- a CDS encoding aminodeoxychorismate/anthranilate synthase component II, which produces MDVSCFHAVVGPRILVIDNYDSFTYNLVQYLAELGAEVQVFRNDQITLEQVDQLRPQGVVISPGPGRPEEAGISMALIRELAPTLPILGVCLGHQSIGQVFGGRIVGAPTLMHGKTSEIYHQGVGVFQGLPQPFTATRYHSLVIERESCPEVLEITAWTDDGTIMGVRHRAYPTLQGVQFHPESILTTAGHALLANFLRDVA
- a CDS encoding sugar phosphate nucleotidyltransferase, with product MTVRFVPVVLAGGKGERFWPLSRFNRPKQFLSLDGSGRTLLQNTVARLPAGEVWVVTRADLVPLVHEQLPELPRDRILGEPEPRDTAPAVAWVTWELQRRYGPETVVGIFPADHWIPDTQAFQHTLAQAIAVATQTQSIVTLGITPTHPATGYGYIQRGEPVAEGAYRVVRFTEKPDVAQAVQFLATGEYHWNGGMFIFPAGVMWQELEQHTPQIAVPLQDQGLAAYPTLPKISIDYAVMEHTQRAVVVPVTFAWDDLGDWRSLERLPQRPLPVQHVDWQSQGVQVYSTDPQELVATLGLQDVVIVRHGSVTLVVAADRTQEIKKLLTHLQAQGYSAYL